One Campylobacter sp. MG1 genomic window carries:
- the hsrA gene encoding homeostatic response regulator transcription factor HsrA has protein sequence MRILIVEDEISLNKTLAEGLTEYGYQIDSCENYKDAEYYVGIRNYDLVLTDWMLPDGDGVDLIYTVKQKSARTSVIILSAKDDKDSEVKALKSGADDYIKKPFDFDVLIARIEARLRFGGSNTIKIDNLEIDPDEEKITYKGKEIELKGKPFEVLTHLARHSDQIVSKEQLLDAIWEEPELVTPNVIEVAINQIRQKMDKPLGISTIETIRRRGYRFCFPKKA, from the coding sequence ATGCGTATTTTAATTGTAGAAGATGAAATATCATTAAATAAAACCCTAGCAGAAGGATTAACTGAATACGGATATCAAATTGATAGTTGTGAGAATTACAAAGATGCGGAATACTATGTTGGTATTAGAAACTACGATTTAGTTTTAACTGATTGGATGCTACCAGACGGAGATGGTGTAGATTTAATATATACAGTAAAACAAAAATCAGCTAGAACTTCTGTTATAATACTATCAGCAAAAGATGATAAAGATAGTGAAGTAAAAGCGTTAAAATCTGGTGCCGATGATTATATTAAAAAACCTTTTGACTTTGATGTATTAATTGCTAGAATTGAAGCAAGACTTAGATTTGGTGGGTCAAATACAATTAAAATTGATAATTTAGAAATAGACCCAGATGAAGAAAAAATTACTTATAAAGGTAAAGAAATTGAATTAAAAGGTAAACCTTTTGAAGTATTAACCCATCTTGCAAGACACTCTGATCAAATAGTATCAAAAGAACAATTATTAGATGCAATTTGGGAAGAACCTGAACTTGTAACTCCTAATGTAATTGAAGTTGCAATCAATCAAATTAGGCAAAAAATGGATAAGCCTTTAGGTATCTCAACTATTGAAACAATAAGAAGAAGAGGCTATAGATTTTGCTTTCCAAAAAAAGCATAA
- a CDS encoding dihydroneopterin aldolase — protein sequence MQSHIKIKTKFKCIIGLLEFERLEKQTISLKINAKADSFLDYAKVTKLSKKYLKSKKFFTLEKANKKLAKKIKIKFPQLKKIKIEIIKLEIMKNTKLSAKYKKKY from the coding sequence ATGCAAAGTCATATAAAAATAAAAACAAAATTTAAATGTATAATAGGCTTATTGGAATTTGAAAGATTAGAAAAGCAGACAATAAGCCTAAAAATAAATGCAAAAGCTGATAGTTTTTTAGACTATGCTAAAGTAACTAAATTATCAAAAAAATATTTAAAATCAAAAAAATTCTTTACCCTAGAAAAAGCTAATAAAAAACTAGCAAAAAAAATAAAAATCAAATTTCCACAACTAAAAAAAATAAAAATTGAGATTATTAAATTAGAGATTATGAAAAACACAAAACTTAGTGCTAAATACAAAAAAAAATATTAA
- the plsY gene encoding glycerol-3-phosphate 1-O-acyltransferase PlsY: protein MNFITFIIDLFTNNNLICMLIAYLIGSIPFGLIYAKKFANVDIKSQGSKSIGATNVLRVVKQVNPKLAKKLAIATMLSDFLKAMLPICIAMFLDINEATIWAMAVLSVIGHCYSIFLSFNGGKGVASGAGALILLVPYSVIIGLIFWLIIGKVFKISSLASLIGFSIGVISAEFLYPNISINSHAPIYLILFFVFYKHIPNIIRLIFKDECKVI, encoded by the coding sequence ATGAATTTTATTACATTTATAATTGACTTATTTACAAATAATAATTTAATTTGTATGTTAATAGCCTATTTAATAGGCTCAATTCCTTTTGGATTAATATATGCTAAAAAATTTGCGAATGTTGATATTAAATCTCAAGGTTCAAAAAGCATAGGAGCTACAAATGTATTAAGAGTTGTAAAGCAAGTTAATCCAAAATTGGCTAAAAAATTAGCAATAGCTACTATGTTAAGTGATTTTTTAAAAGCTATGCTTCCAATTTGTATTGCTATGTTTTTAGATATAAATGAAGCAACAATTTGGGCTATGGCAGTTCTTAGTGTTATAGGACATTGCTATAGCATATTTTTAAGCTTTAATGGCGGTAAAGGCGTAGCTAGTGGGGCTGGAGCTTTAATACTATTAGTTCCTTATTCTGTAATTATAGGTCTTATTTTTTGGCTAATAATCGGAAAAGTATTTAAAATATCTAGCTTAGCATCATTAATAGGATTTAGTATTGGAGTAATTAGTGCAGAATTTTTATACCCTAATATTAGTATTAATTCTCACGCACCAATATATTTAATATTATTTTTTGTGTTCTATAAACATATACCAAATATTATTAGATTGATTTTTAAAGACGAATGCAAAGTCATATAA
- a CDS encoding PilZ domain-containing protein yields MSFNGRDELIDSSIDYFEKYTHKFINNIQSYYKNEGKALTRETLESYQELYSMLLIKKFDIEVGKKISNSKDFDKACFFEFLLITYIDFSKYVENNNLDTTLLIYLANALNRYIAIFFKFPLNEQQNNQTNVFSNSNYGFFIQESFIDTFKKMKSIGEKLEFLNLYNGVPVRTFGEILQVDNNSIVVKLDLMQILAMKEEENAYIVQNQYLKKNIKANILWCNIANCTVCLNDFENQMHMYALKRMYPRVHPNEFTKITLTHDDGRSISGKLFDISEGGIGVVSTEDIGFKKGDILKSHIKLHIPNSNENVELDLNFKLVVLIVYQNAYRYCLEILPNQKDSIKIKEFAVKRVEETLIELKNQLELYKRD; encoded by the coding sequence ATGAGTTTTAATGGAAGAGATGAATTAATTGATTCTAGCATTGATTACTTTGAAAAATACACACATAAATTTATAAATAATATACAATCATACTATAAAAATGAAGGCAAGGCTTTAACTAGAGAAACACTAGAAAGTTATCAAGAACTTTATTCTATGTTATTAATTAAAAAATTTGATATAGAAGTAGGAAAAAAAATATCCAACTCAAAAGATTTTGACAAGGCTTGTTTTTTTGAATTTCTTTTAATCACATATATTGATTTTTCTAAATATGTAGAGAACAATAATTTAGATACAACTTTGCTAATATATTTAGCCAATGCTCTTAATAGATACATTGCAATATTTTTTAAATTTCCTTTAAACGAGCAACAAAACAATCAAACTAATGTATTTTCTAATAGTAACTATGGATTTTTTATACAAGAATCATTTATTGATACATTCAAAAAGATGAAAAGTATAGGTGAAAAACTTGAATTTTTAAATTTATACAATGGTGTACCAGTAAGAACTTTTGGTGAAATTTTACAAGTAGATAATAATAGTATAGTAGTAAAACTAGATTTAATGCAAATACTTGCTATGAAAGAAGAAGAAAATGCTTATATAGTACAAAATCAGTACCTAAAGAAAAATATTAAAGCAAATATATTATGGTGTAATATAGCAAATTGTACAGTATGCCTGAATGATTTTGAAAACCAAATGCATATGTACGCATTAAAAAGAATGTATCCAAGAGTCCATCCTAATGAATTCACAAAAATAACTTTAACGCATGATGATGGAAGAAGTATCAGTGGAAAATTATTTGACATATCAGAAGGTGGAATCGGAGTTGTTTCTACAGAAGATATAGGTTTTAAAAAAGGTGATATTTTAAAATCACATATAAAATTACATATACCTAACAGCAATGAAAATGTTGAACTCGATTTAAATTTTAAATTAGTAGTTTTGATTGTATATCAAAATGCTTATAGGTATTGTTTAGAAATATTACCTAATCAAAAAGATTCTATAAAAATTAAAGAATTTGCTGTAAAAAGAGTTGAAGAAACTCTAATAGAGCTTAAAAACCAGCTAGAATTATATAAAAGAGATTAA
- the rplU gene encoding 50S ribosomal protein L21, translating to MYAIFKHSGKQYKVSVGDELKLDRFEAEKKSIVEVTDVLAVNDKELKIGTPFVSGAKVVLEVINEGKDKKVVIFKKRRRKDSKLKRGFRRQFTRVVVKEIKA from the coding sequence ATGTATGCTATTTTTAAACATAGCGGTAAGCAGTACAAAGTAAGTGTTGGCGACGAATTAAAGTTAGATCGCTTTGAAGCAGAGAAAAAGTCTATCGTAGAAGTTACAGATGTTTTAGCTGTTAACGATAAAGAATTAAAAATTGGTACCCCTTTTGTTAGTGGAGCGAAAGTTGTTCTTGAAGTTATCAACGAAGGAAAAGATAAAAAAGTTGTAATTTTTAAGAAAAGAAGAAGAAAAGACTCTAAATTAAAAAGAGGTTTTAGAAGACAATTTACTCGCGTAGTAGTAAAAGAAATTAAAGCGTAA
- the rpmA gene encoding 50S ribosomal protein L27 translates to MAHKKGQGSTQNNRDSIGRRLGVKKFGGEFVRAGNIIIRQRGTATHAGANVGMGRDHTIFALVDGFVKFERKDKNRKKVSVYPAV, encoded by the coding sequence ATGGCACACAAGAAAGGTCAAGGTTCAACTCAAAATAATAGAGATTCTATAGGTAGACGTTTAGGTGTTAAAAAATTTGGTGGAGAATTTGTAAGAGCTGGAAATATTATTATTCGCCAAAGAGGAACAGCAACTCACGCAGGAGCAAATGTTGGTATGGGAAGAGATCATACTATTTTTGCTTTAGTTGATGGTTTTGTTAAATTTGAAAGAAAAGACAAAAACCGCAAAAAAGTTTCTGTATATCCTGCAGTATAA
- the obgE gene encoding GTPase ObgE produces the protein MFVDSIKIRLSSGNGGAGASSFRREKHVPLGGPDGGDGGRGGDVVVICDNNLHTLAHFKGKTHLKASNGDCGLPRNKSGKKGENLEIKVPIGTQIIDINTNEILHDFTSLGEQIVLLNGGLGGLGNRHFKSSVNQRPTYAQPGKKGESLEVRLELKLIADVGLVGYPNVGKSTLISIVSNAKPEIADYEFTTLTPKLGVVDINDYSFVMADIPGIIEGASEGKGLGYEFLKHISRSKCLLFMLDSFKEMSIKEQFINLYKELEAYGLNDFKFAVAITRCDVAKENLIQELELLNEYLKRYDNLVFVTKISSVTNDGIKELKLSLSKMLFE, from the coding sequence ATGTTTGTTGATAGTATAAAAATTAGGCTGAGCTCTGGTAACGGCGGAGCGGGTGCTAGCTCATTTCGCCGTGAAAAACATGTTCCACTAGGTGGTCCTGATGGCGGTGATGGCGGTCGTGGTGGCGATGTAGTGGTTATTTGTGATAATAATCTTCATACTTTAGCGCATTTTAAAGGCAAAACACATTTAAAAGCTAGTAATGGTGATTGTGGATTACCTAGAAATAAAAGTGGTAAAAAAGGCGAGAATTTAGAAATAAAAGTTCCAATAGGTACTCAAATTATTGATATTAATACCAATGAAATCTTACATGACTTTACGAGTTTAGGAGAGCAAATAGTCTTATTAAATGGTGGTTTAGGTGGCCTTGGAAATAGACATTTTAAAAGTTCTGTTAATCAAAGACCTACATACGCTCAACCTGGCAAAAAAGGAGAAAGTCTAGAAGTAAGACTTGAATTAAAATTAATTGCTGATGTTGGATTAGTTGGATATCCTAATGTTGGAAAATCTACTTTAATTAGTATAGTAAGTAATGCTAAGCCAGAAATTGCTGATTATGAATTTACAACTCTTACTCCAAAATTAGGTGTTGTAGATATTAATGATTACTCGTTTGTAATGGCTGATATACCAGGAATTATAGAAGGTGCTAGCGAAGGAAAAGGTTTAGGATATGAGTTCTTAAAACACATATCAAGGTCAAAATGCTTATTATTTATGCTAGATAGTTTTAAAGAAATGAGCATTAAAGAACAATTTATTAATTTATACAAAGAACTTGAAGCTTATGGCTTGAATGATTTTAAATTTGCAGTTGCAATCACAAGATGTGATGTGGCTAAAGAGAATTTAATTCAAGAATTAGAACTTTTAAATGAGTATTTAAAAAGATATGATAATTTAGTTTTTGTTACAAAAATATCTTCAGTTACTAATGATGGTATTAAAGAGTTAAAATTATCTTTATCAAAAATGTTATTTGAATAA
- the fmt gene encoding methionyl-tRNA formyltransferase translates to MKKNIVFMGTPEFSAFILEELSKFHNVSLVLTQTDKEVGRKKILTPSPVKEIALKLNLELAQPKSLRNNEEIRNLISNKKPDFIIVAAYGKILPKEILDIAPCINTHASLLPYYRGASPIQSAILNGDIVSGVTLMNMDIGLDTGDILYQQELNIKDLNSPQVFEKMSKLSAKMLLEFLENPNYFQPIKQDDSKVTHTKIIKKQDGLIELNNAKEIYQKYLAFYDWPNIFLENGLKLNELELNECESDNKEGLIKEIGKNYLILTCKKGSLKVYKLQDAGKKSLDANVYVNGKRLKQGDNIV, encoded by the coding sequence ATGAAAAAAAATATAGTATTTATGGGCACGCCCGAATTTTCGGCATTTATTTTAGAAGAGCTTAGTAAATTTCATAATGTAAGTCTAGTTTTAACCCAAACAGATAAAGAAGTTGGAAGAAAAAAAATATTAACTCCAAGTCCGGTAAAAGAGATTGCGTTAAAACTAAACTTAGAATTAGCACAACCAAAAAGCTTAAGAAATAATGAAGAGATTAGAAATTTAATTAGCAATAAAAAACCAGATTTTATAATAGTTGCAGCTTATGGAAAAATACTACCAAAAGAGATTTTAGACATAGCACCTTGTATTAATACTCACGCTAGTTTACTTCCTTATTATAGAGGAGCTTCACCTATACAAAGTGCTATTTTAAATGGTGATATTGTAAGTGGAGTTACACTTATGAATATGGATATAGGTCTTGATACTGGAGATATTTTATATCAACAAGAATTAAATATTAAGGATTTAAATTCTCCACAAGTATTTGAAAAAATGTCTAAATTATCAGCAAAAATGCTTTTGGAATTTTTAGAAAATCCAAATTATTTTCAACCTATTAAACAAGATGATTCAAAGGTAACTCATACAAAAATTATCAAAAAACAAGATGGTTTAATTGAGCTAAATAATGCTAAAGAAATATACCAAAAATATTTAGCATTTTATGATTGGCCTAATATATTTTTAGAAAATGGTTTAAAGCTAAATGAACTTGAATTGAATGAATGTGAAAGTGATAATAAAGAAGGGCTTATAAAAGAAATAGGTAAAAATTATTTAATTTTAACTTGTAAAAAAGGCAGCTTAAAAGTTTATAAATTGCAAGATGCAGGTAAAAAGTCTTTAGATGCTAATGTATATGTAAATGGTAAAAGGTTAAAACAAGGAGATAACATTGTATAA
- a CDS encoding biotin--[acetyl-CoA-carboxylase] ligase codes for MYNLAFCNCISSTQVELINAIRNGFKEHAFALATLKQTNGIGSCNRNWISDNTDSLGNINSKIHNQYFKDIDFIFFDEYNKFNLDIKNNLYLSFFNDNLPDDLPIQSASIYYSMIMKIVLKEFGSKVFIKWPNDFYLDNKKIGGLITAKIKDKLVCGIGINITTAPVDANILDIDISYSTLLKTFFDRINLNISWKEIFDYYKSDFELSRSFYFKNDDNTYSLNDVKLYEDGSILVDNKRIYSLR; via the coding sequence TTGTATAATCTAGCTTTTTGTAATTGTATAAGTTCAACTCAAGTTGAGCTTATAAATGCTATTAGAAATGGTTTTAAAGAACACGCATTTGCATTGGCTACGCTTAAACAAACTAACGGAATTGGCTCTTGTAATAGAAATTGGATTAGCGATAATACTGATTCACTTGGCAATATAAATTCTAAGATTCATAATCAGTATTTTAAAGATATAGATTTTATATTTTTTGATGAATATAATAAATTTAATTTAGATATAAAAAATAATTTATATTTATCTTTTTTTAATGATAATTTACCAGATGATTTACCTATTCAATCAGCTAGTATATATTATTCTATGATAATGAAAATAGTCTTAAAAGAATTTGGTTCAAAAGTTTTTATCAAATGGCCTAATGATTTTTATTTAGATAATAAAAAAATTGGAGGGCTAATTACTGCAAAAATAAAAGATAAATTAGTTTGTGGTATTGGTATAAACATAACTACAGCACCAGTAGATGCTAATATTTTAGATATAGATATTTCATATTCAACATTACTTAAAACTTTTTTTGATAGAATAAATCTTAATATTTCTTGGAAAGAAATTTTTGATTATTATAAGAGTGATTTTGAATTAAGTAGGTCGTTTTATTTTAAAAATGATGATAATACTTATTCATTAAATGATGTAAAATTATATGAAGATGGTTCTATTTTAGTAGATAACAAAAGGATATATAGTTTAAGATGA
- a CDS encoding ParA family protein, with product MSEIITIANQKGGVGKTTTAVNLAASLAVEEKKVLLIDLDPQANATTGYGFKRSDYEFNIYHVLTGKKTLNDIILKTNLDNLDLAPSNILLTGFEQEIGNNNIKQILSKALKDVALRYDFIIIDSPPSLGNITINALVASTDVIIPMQCEFYALEGLAMIFNTIKTIKKSMNPRLKIRGILPTMYSSQNNLSKETVADLQQHFNEKLFKKNGEIILIPRNIKLAECPGFGKPIVLYDIKSPGCIAYQNLAQSLIGL from the coding sequence ATGAGTGAAATTATAACAATAGCTAATCAAAAGGGTGGGGTAGGTAAAACAACAACGGCAGTGAATTTAGCAGCTTCTTTGGCTGTCGAAGAAAAAAAAGTTTTATTGATAGATTTAGACCCACAAGCGAATGCTACTACAGGATATGGATTTAAAAGAAGTGATTATGAGTTTAATATCTACCATGTTTTAACTGGTAAAAAAACATTAAATGATATTATATTGAAAACTAATCTTGATAATTTAGATTTAGCCCCATCTAATATATTATTGACTGGTTTTGAACAGGAGATAGGAAATAATAACATTAAGCAAATTTTATCTAAAGCATTAAAAGATGTAGCGCTTAGATATGATTTTATTATAATAGATTCACCACCATCTTTAGGTAATATTACTATAAATGCTTTAGTGGCAAGTACTGATGTAATTATTCCAATGCAATGTGAATTTTATGCGTTAGAAGGTTTAGCTATGATTTTTAATACTATAAAAACTATTAAAAAAAGTATGAATCCTAGATTAAAAATTAGGGGTATTTTGCCTACTATGTATAGTTCTCAGAATAATTTATCTAAAGAAACCGTTGCTGATTTGCAGCAGCATTTTAATGAAAAATTATTTAAGAAAAATGGTGAAATTATTTTGATACCAAGAAATATAAAGCTTGCAGAATGTCCAGGTTTTGGCAAACCAATAGTTTTATATGATATAAAATCACCAGGTTGTATAGCATATCAAAATTTAGCTCAGTCTTTAATAGGATTATAA
- a CDS encoding ParB/RepB/Spo0J family partition protein encodes MAKKSLGSSLENLLDDISLIYDEQFSNTFNNDLDTIKDIEIDDISPNPYQPRKYFDENTISELANSIKNHGLLQPIVIIDANELCEKAKENGEILESKTRYFLVAGERRLRAVKSLGNKTIRSIIANIDSSKTRELALLENIQREDLNPIELALAYKEIMRVRNLTQDELAQSIQKSRTNIANTLRLLNLNEKTQKYIIDGKISAGHAKVIAGQLEDEEILVNTVIGQKLNVRDCEKLANKLKGKSKTINIDLEVIEKLRKLEINFKINNYNIIFNLQDEKTLNFIQNCIKKY; translated from the coding sequence ATGGCAAAGAAGTCTTTAGGTTCGAGTCTTGAAAATTTATTAGATGATATTTCATTAATTTATGATGAACAATTTAGTAATACATTCAATAATGATTTAGATACTATAAAAGATATAGAAATTGATGATATTTCACCTAATCCTTATCAACCTAGAAAGTATTTTGACGAAAATACTATAAGTGAGTTAGCTAATTCTATTAAAAATCATGGTTTATTACAACCTATAGTTATAATTGATGCTAATGAATTATGTGAAAAAGCTAAAGAAAATGGTGAGATTTTAGAAAGTAAAACAAGATATTTTTTAGTAGCTGGTGAAAGAAGATTAAGAGCTGTTAAAAGTTTAGGTAATAAAACAATAAGATCTATTATTGCTAATATAGATTCAAGCAAAACAAGAGAATTGGCTTTACTTGAAAATATTCAAAGAGAAGATTTAAATCCCATAGAATTAGCTTTAGCATATAAAGAGATTATGAGAGTTAGAAATTTAACTCAAGATGAATTAGCACAAAGTATTCAAAAAAGTAGAACAAATATTGCGAATACTTTAAGATTGTTAAATTTAAATGAAAAAACACAAAAATATATAATTGACGGTAAAATTTCAGCTGGTCATGCAAAAGTTATTGCTGGTCAGTTAGAGGATGAAGAAATTTTAGTTAATACAGTAATAGGTCAAAAATTAAATGTTAGAGATTGCGAAAAATTAGCTAATAAGCTTAAAGGTAAATCAAAAACTATTAATATTGATTTAGAAGTAATAGAAAAATTGAGGAAATTAGAAATTAATTTTAAAATAAATAATTATAATATTATTTTCAACTTACAAGATGAGAAAACATTAAATTTTATTCAAAATTGCATAAAAAAATATTAA
- a CDS encoding F0F1 ATP synthase subunit B — protein sequence MNRIILILLPSFLLASETDILPRSINFVIFVIIMYYLIADKVKVIYNSRISSIQNRLITIEKDLDEAKKKKEDAIKRIEKANNEADEIVALAKLQAEKIGENILKDVESEISQLEKTHNEHKIFAERKAKLEVVDELLDEILKSNINLKQKELLDIIYKKVS from the coding sequence ATGAATAGGATAATTTTGATTTTATTACCTAGTTTTTTATTAGCTTCAGAGACTGATATATTACCTAGAAGTATCAATTTTGTAATTTTTGTGATTATTATGTATTACTTAATTGCTGATAAAGTTAAGGTTATATATAACAGTAGGATTAGCTCTATACAAAATCGGTTAATAACTATTGAAAAAGATTTAGATGAAGCAAAGAAAAAAAAGGAAGATGCTATTAAAAGAATAGAAAAAGCTAATAATGAGGCTGATGAGATAGTTGCTTTAGCTAAATTACAAGCTGAAAAAATTGGTGAAAATATATTAAAAGATGTTGAATCTGAAATCAGTCAGTTAGAAAAAACTCACAATGAGCATAAAATTTTTGCTGAGAGAAAAGCTAAATTAGAAGTTGTTGATGAGTTACTTGATGAGATATTAAAGTCTAATATTAATTTGAAACAAAAAGAATTATTAGATATTATTTATAAAAAGGTAAGCTGA
- a CDS encoding F0F1 ATP synthase subunit delta, producing MEKYSSIIMNRNDRSEFLLNLEILSYAFKDKKLLEVIKAVDIKSDVKIRFLLSLLQNTKQEFINFLKVLILNNKLELIPLIYDNLVKKIALEDNICYGVIYSKESILDDDIRIYENKLSERFSKNIKLKNIISNNDEIRVYIEDLGYEITVSNTSLREKLKQHIIKVI from the coding sequence ATGGAAAAGTATTCAAGTATAATAATGAATAGAAATGATAGATCAGAATTTTTATTAAACTTAGAAATTTTAAGTTATGCTTTTAAAGATAAAAAATTATTAGAAGTAATTAAAGCGGTTGATATAAAATCAGATGTTAAAATTAGATTTTTGCTTAGCTTGTTGCAAAATACTAAACAGGAATTTATTAATTTTTTAAAGGTTTTAATATTAAATAATAAATTGGAGTTAATTCCACTTATTTATGATAATTTAGTTAAAAAAATAGCGTTAGAAGATAATATTTGTTATGGTGTTATATATTCTAAGGAAAGTATTTTAGATGACGATATAAGAATTTATGAAAATAAACTTAGTGAACGTTTTTCTAAAAATATAAAATTAAAAAATATTATTAGTAATAATGATGAGATTAGGGTTTATATAGAAGACTTAGGGTATGAAATTACAGTTTCAAATACTTCATTAAGAGAAAAACTAAAACAGCATATAATAAAAGTAATTTAA
- the atpA gene encoding F0F1 ATP synthase subunit alpha has product MSFNANEISSIIKERIENFDLNLEIEETGKVISVADGVANVFGLKNVMAGEMVEFENGEKGMALNLEESSVGIVVLGSDSKIKEGSSVKRLKQLLKVPVGGELVGRVVNALGEPIDAKGVINTSKFAFVEEKAKGIMARKSVHEPLQTGLKAIDALVPIGRGQRELIIGDRQTGKTTVAVDTIINQKGQDVICIYVAIGQKQSTVAQVVKKLEEHGAMDYTIVVSATASDAAALQYLAPYTGVTMGEYFRDNSRHALIVYDDLSKHAVAYREMSLILRRPPGREAYPGDVFYLHSRLLERASKLSDALGAGSLTALPIIETQAGDVSAYIPTNVISITDGQIFLETDLFNSGIRPAINVGLSVSRVGGSAQIKATKQVSGTLRLDLAQYRELQAFAQFASDLDESSRKQLERGQRMVEVLKQPPYLPLPIEKQIILIYAGSRGFLDDVELNKISKFEVELYNYVELKAPEIFEQIRTKKAIDKELEEKINNLLNEFKVTQA; this is encoded by the coding sequence GTGAGTTTTAATGCAAATGAAATTAGTTCAATTATAAAAGAGAGAATTGAAAATTTTGATTTAAATTTAGAAATCGAAGAAACAGGTAAGGTGATTTCAGTAGCCGATGGTGTTGCTAATGTTTTTGGCTTAAAAAATGTTATGGCTGGTGAAATGGTTGAATTTGAAAATGGTGAAAAAGGTATGGCGCTGAATTTAGAAGAAAGCAGTGTTGGTATCGTTGTTTTAGGTTCAGATTCAAAAATTAAAGAAGGTAGTTCAGTTAAGAGATTAAAGCAATTATTAAAAGTTCCAGTTGGTGGTGAATTAGTAGGGCGTGTTGTTAATGCCTTAGGTGAACCAATTGATGCTAAAGGTGTTATTAATACTAGTAAGTTTGCTTTTGTAGAAGAAAAAGCTAAAGGTATTATGGCTAGAAAAAGTGTCCATGAGCCTTTACAAACTGGTCTTAAGGCTATAGATGCTTTGGTACCAATTGGTCGTGGACAAAGAGAATTAATTATTGGAGATAGACAAACAGGGAAAACAACCGTGGCTGTAGATACCATAATTAATCAAAAGGGACAAGATGTAATTTGTATATATGTTGCGATAGGGCAAAAACAAAGTACTGTTGCTCAAGTTGTTAAAAAACTTGAAGAACATGGTGCTATGGATTATACTATAGTAGTAAGTGCAACTGCAAGTGATGCGGCAGCATTGCAATATCTTGCACCATATACAGGCGTTACAATGGGTGAATATTTTAGAGATAATTCTCGTCATGCTTTAATAGTTTATGATGATTTAAGTAAGCACGCAGTAGCTTATCGTGAAATGAGCTTGATTTTACGCCGTCCTCCAGGTCGTGAAGCTTATCCAGGGGATGTATTCTATCTACACTCAAGATTATTAGAAAGAGCTTCGAAATTAAGTGATGCTTTAGGTGCGGGTTCATTAACAGCTTTACCTATTATTGAAACTCAAGCAGGAGATGTTTCAGCATATATACCAACTAACGTTATTTCAATTACAGATGGACAAATATTCTTAGAAACCGATTTATTTAACTCTGGTATTCGTCCTGCTATTAACGTAGGTTTGTCAGTATCTAGGGTAGGTGGTTCTGCTCAAATTAAAGCTACAAAACAAGTATCAGGAACACTAAGATTAGACCTTGCACAATATCGTGAATTACAAGCATTCGCACAATTTGCAAGTGATTTAGATGAGAGTTCAAGAAAACAATTAGAGCGTGGTCAAAGAATGGTTGAAGTGCTAAAACAGCCACCTTATTTACCACTTCCAATAGAAAAGCAAATAATATTAATTTATGCTGGTTCTAGAGGATTTTTAGATGATGTTGAACTCAATAAAATTAGTAAATTTGAAGTAGAATTATATAATTATGTAGAATTGAAGGCACCAGAGATATTTGAACAAATAAGAACTAAAAAAGCTATAGATAAAGAATTAGAAGAAAAAATTAATAATTTATTAAATGAGTTTAAAGTAACACAAGCGTAG